Within the Bremerella sp. JC817 genome, the region CGATCGCGAGAAACGCGTTCTGACGATCAACGATTCGGCCGATGCCGAAGAGATCGAAGAACTGGTGATGGAAGAGTTCGAGCCGATCGACGAGCAAACGCTCGAGTTCGACGTCCCGCCAGAGCAGCCGGAAGATGCCGTGCTGAGCGACGAGATTGTCGTGTCGGACTTCCAGGAAGAAATGGCTGCGACCCAAATGGTCGAGCTGAGCGACTTCGCCGACGTCACGATGCCATTCTCGGACATCATGAGTGAAGTCTCAGGCGTCGATGGCAACGCGACCGCTGGTCGTGGTCAGGCGACACGAACCCAGATGCTTCGCGAAAACGGCGGTACCGGTGCCAGTGAAGAAGCGGTTGTCTTCGGTGTGAAGTGGATCGCCGAACATCAACTGCCGGACGGTACATGGAACTTCGATCATCGTCGTGGTGCCAAGAAGCCAGGTAGCAAAGACTTCGGAACCGCATCCAACTCGCCTCGCGCTGCCACCGCGATGGCTCTGCTGCCATTCTTAGGCTCAGGCATCACCCACAAGGAAGGCAAATACAAAAAACAGGTCGAAGCCGGCCTGGGCTCGCTGATCAAGCTGATGGAAGTCCGCGGCGACACGGGCAGCTTCCGCGAAGGGGAAGGCAACATGTACTCGCACGGTCTGGCGACCATCGCTCTGTGCGAAGCGTACGCCATGACCCAGGATAAGAACCTGTTGGGGCCTTCGCAGTACGCCATCAATTACATCCAAGCGGTGCAGGACCCTGTCGGCGGTGGCTGGCGTTACCAGCCTCGTCAGCCTGGCGACACGTCAGTTGTGGGTTGGCAGGTGATGGGCTTGAAGAGTGGTCACATGGGCTACCTCAGCGTCAATAAGAACACGATCGCCGGCGCGATCAAGTTCCTCGATTCGGTGCAGACCCAGAATGGTGCCGCTTATGGCTACGCAGATCCCGGCAGCAAGCCATCGATGAATGCGGTTGGTTTGCTGTGCCGGATGTACACCGGCTGGAAGAAAGAGAATCCGGCACTGCAGCAAGGCGTTGCTAACCTGGCGAAGGCTGGTCCGAGCCTCGGTAACCGTTCGGACATGTACTACAACTACTACGCCACCCAGGTGATGCGTCAGTATGGTGGTGCCCAATGGGATGGCTGGAACACGAAGATGCGTGATTTCCTGGTCAAGAATCAGGTGCCTCAGGATCAAGCCGAAGCTGGAAGTTGGCACTTCGATGGCCCGCACACCGAACGTGGTGGTCGTCTCTACAACACCTCGTTGAGCGTGTTGACCCTGGAGGTTTACTACCGCCACTTGCCGATCTACAAGGCGAATGCTTCGGAAGAAGATTTCCCACTGTAGTCGTTAGAATCATCGCAGCTCATGTAATCGAACCTCGCGGCTAAGTCCAGTTAGCTGCGAGGTTTTTTGCTGCGCTTTCGGCAAAGGAATACGACCTAGAGTTTTCGGTTCTGATCGATTGCCTAAAGGATCGTAGTAGCTTGCAAGCCAATACGACGACTGCCAGTGGAGATACGACGTCTCACGAGACGGCGTCCACTGCTGCGCCGATTCGGTTCCGCTTTCGCAAGCTTGTCTTGATGACGATGGACCACATCAAAGGCGGGATCAGTTTCTTCACGAGTGCCGCGATCCACTTCGTCTTGTTGATCGTGCTGGCCCTGTGGGTCGTTCCAGCCGGACCGGATGGCAATGCGAATACGATCACTCTGCTTCCTTACGAACAAGAACCGGCCGATCTGTCGATTCAGCAGACCATGACGCCGATCGAAATCAGTCAGGCCCAAGACGCGATCGAGCAAGAGGTTCAAGCCG harbors:
- a CDS encoding prenyltransferase/squalene oxidase repeat-containing protein is translated as MAQHSADHESHEEEHQPRLVNRFVLFTAVPSWLISLVVHLVFFMILLTIFMPPVDREKRVLTINDSADAEEIEELVMEEFEPIDEQTLEFDVPPEQPEDAVLSDEIVVSDFQEEMAATQMVELSDFADVTMPFSDIMSEVSGVDGNATAGRGQATRTQMLRENGGTGASEEAVVFGVKWIAEHQLPDGTWNFDHRRGAKKPGSKDFGTASNSPRAATAMALLPFLGSGITHKEGKYKKQVEAGLGSLIKLMEVRGDTGSFREGEGNMYSHGLATIALCEAYAMTQDKNLLGPSQYAINYIQAVQDPVGGGWRYQPRQPGDTSVVGWQVMGLKSGHMGYLSVNKNTIAGAIKFLDSVQTQNGAAYGYADPGSKPSMNAVGLLCRMYTGWKKENPALQQGVANLAKAGPSLGNRSDMYYNYYATQVMRQYGGAQWDGWNTKMRDFLVKNQVPQDQAEAGSWHFDGPHTERGGRLYNTSLSVLTLEVYYRHLPIYKANASEEDFPL